From the genome of Abyssicoccus albus, one region includes:
- a CDS encoding PaaI family thioesterase: protein MDAKIYEIFPLDIQLDKDQSTAALEIKEHMMNQYGIVHGGVITLFADTLMGEHAKQFYDDHTAVVTGQMNTYFINPAQSSSLYAEAHFIKKGRSNIVIECSVFADEKKVTHFNAIFHPVSKLK, encoded by the coding sequence ATGGACGCTAAAATATATGAAATCTTCCCATTGGATATTCAATTAGATAAGGATCAATCTACTGCAGCACTTGAAATTAAAGAGCATATGATGAACCAATATGGCATTGTACACGGTGGAGTCATTACGTTGTTTGCTGATACGTTGATGGGTGAACACGCAAAACAATTTTATGATGATCATACTGCGGTGGTCACAGGTCAAATGAATACATATTTCATCAATCCTGCTCAATCTTCATCGTTATATGCAGAAGCTCACTTTATTAAAAAAGGACGCTCAAACATTGTTATCGAGTGTTCGGTATTTGCCGATGAAAAAAAAGTGACCCATTTCAATGCAATATTTCATCCAGTGAGCAAATTAAAATAG
- a CDS encoding aldehyde dehydrogenase family protein, translated as MNSYEIQELLKQQKHFFKTQQTKSYEYRYQQLETLEQAIKQYESKILEALKIDLGKSNTEAYLTEIGFTLSSIRYMKKHLKSWMKRERVKSPVHLFRSESYIIREPYGVVYIIGPFNYPFQLLIEPLIGAMCAGNTAILKPSELTPTVSTVIWQMIDEFFEKDYITVIEGGREVNQMLLEQHFDYIFFTGSTRVAKIVMNKASQHLTPVTLELGGQSPAIVTSNTDIRHACRQIAYGKFTNAGQTCVAPNHCYVERTVYQQFVDEMKQTLEQFYTKEPQQSLDYGRLVNVDHTNRLAALLKGSDGEIIHGGEISINERFISPTMVRIEENDLLMSEELFGPILPVMVYDEVGEVVNSIQSMDPPLALYVFTEDVALKDELFHTIQFGGGMHNGTLLHLSNIELPFGGIGSSGMGNYHGKYSFDTFSHQKSIVELKQNTMLKMMYPPYKFVQQKILKNFI; from the coding sequence GTGAATTCATATGAGATACAAGAGCTATTAAAACAGCAAAAACATTTTTTCAAAACTCAACAGACGAAATCGTATGAATATCGCTATCAGCAATTAGAAACTTTAGAACAAGCAATCAAACAATATGAATCTAAGATTTTAGAAGCATTGAAGATTGATTTAGGGAAATCTAATACTGAAGCATATCTTACGGAAATCGGCTTTACATTAAGTTCAATTCGATATATGAAGAAACATTTGAAATCGTGGATGAAACGTGAACGCGTTAAATCACCAGTGCATTTATTTAGAAGTGAAAGTTATATAATACGAGAACCTTATGGTGTCGTTTATATCATTGGGCCGTTCAATTATCCATTTCAATTACTTATAGAACCGTTGATTGGCGCAATGTGTGCTGGTAATACTGCAATATTGAAACCATCGGAACTAACACCAACTGTGTCTACAGTGATTTGGCAAATGATCGATGAATTTTTTGAAAAGGATTATATTACGGTGATTGAAGGGGGTAGGGAAGTCAATCAAATGTTACTTGAACAACACTTTGATTATATTTTCTTTACAGGCAGTACACGTGTTGCAAAAATTGTGATGAATAAAGCCTCTCAACATTTAACACCTGTGACATTAGAACTCGGCGGTCAAAGCCCTGCGATTGTAACAAGCAATACCGACATTCGACACGCATGTCGACAAATCGCATATGGTAAATTTACGAATGCGGGTCAAACGTGTGTAGCACCGAACCATTGCTATGTCGAACGAACGGTTTATCAGCAATTTGTCGATGAGATGAAACAGACGTTGGAACAATTTTATACTAAAGAGCCTCAGCAAAGTCTAGACTATGGAAGACTAGTGAATGTTGACCATACGAATCGATTGGCTGCTCTATTAAAAGGAAGTGATGGAGAGATCATTCATGGCGGAGAGATTAGTATAAATGAACGGTTTATTTCACCAACGATGGTCCGCATCGAGGAAAATGATCTGTTGATGAGCGAAGAATTATTTGGGCCAATTTTGCCCGTCATGGTGTATGATGAGGTCGGTGAAGTGGTCAATTCAATTCAATCGATGGACCCACCCCTTGCGCTATATGTATTTACTGAAGATGTTGCATTGAAAGATGAGCTATTCCATACAATTCAATTCGGTGGTGGTATGCATAATGGCACTCTTCTGCACCTATCAAATATTGAATTGCCATTTGGAGGGATTGGTTCATCTGGTATGGGTAATTATCATGGAAAATATTCTTTTGATACGTTCTCACATCAAAAGTCTATCGTTGAATTGAAGCAGAATACAATGTTGAAGATGATGTATCCACCGTATAAATTTGTTCAACAGAAAATATTGAAGAATTTCATATAA
- a CDS encoding DUF420 domain-containing protein, giving the protein MTLPILPTISTTFIVLSAIFVAIGWKLIKDRNIEAHKKTMLIAAACAVIFFIIYASRTIFIGNTAFGGPDDIKIYYTIFLIFHITLATTGAIFGIYTIYLGLKNKLERHRKLGPITSIIWFFTAITGVAVYLLLYVFYTGGETTSVFKAILGF; this is encoded by the coding sequence ATGACATTACCAATATTACCTACAATTTCAACGACATTCATCGTACTGAGTGCAATCTTTGTCGCGATTGGATGGAAGCTTATTAAAGATAGAAACATCGAAGCCCATAAAAAGACGATGCTCATCGCAGCGGCTTGTGCTGTCATATTCTTTATTATTTATGCGTCTAGAACAATATTTATCGGAAATACTGCATTTGGTGGACCGGATGATATTAAAATTTACTACACAATCTTTTTAATTTTCCATATTACATTAGCGACAACGGGTGCAATATTTGGTATTTATACGATTTATTTAGGCCTTAAAAACAAGCTAGAGCGTCATCGTAAACTAGGACCCATTACATCAATCATTTGGTTTTTCACAGCGATTACTGGTGTAGCGGTTTACTTATTGCTGTATGTTTTTTATACGGGTGGAGAAACGACAAGTGTTTTTAAAGCAATTTTAGGATTTTAA
- a CDS encoding valine--tRNA ligase has product MKEMATKYDPQAVEHGLYDEWVEKDYFKAGKDQSKTPYSIVIPPPNVTGKLHLGHAWDTTLQDMIIRMKRMQGYDVLYLPGTDHAGIATQAKVEAKLREQGISRYDLGREKFLEQTWAWKEEYAGFIRSQWRKLGLGLDYSRERFTLDEGLSEAVRKVFVKMYEEGLIYRGEYIINWDPATRTALSDIEVIHKDIEGAFYHFKYPLTDGSGYLEIATTRPETMLGDTAVVVHPKDERYQYMIGKTVTLPLVGRELPILADEYVDIETGTGAMKVTPAHDPNDFEIGNRHDLERILVMNEDGTMNENAGQYEGMDRFDCRKQLVEDLKKENFVIKIERHEHSVGHSERSGAVVEPYLSTQWFVNMEPLAKQSLEFQQTDDAIQFYPGRFNDTFTRWMTDIRDWCISRQLWWGHRIPAWYHNDTGEVYVGMEPPEDIDNYTQDEDVLDTWFSSALWPFSTMGWPDESSADYERYFPTNTLVTGYDIIFFWVSRMIFQSLQFTEEKPFDDVLLHGLVRAEDGRKMSKSLGNGVDPMDVIDKYGADSLRYFLATGSTPGQDLRYSEEKVESVWNFINKIWNASRFSIMNIGDEFTIDDVDLSKEKTVADEWILTRLNETIADVTRLSDKYEFGEVGRVLYNFIWDDFCDWYIEMSKITMNGEDEGAKQMTRSVLTYTLDNILRMLHPFMPFVTERIWQQIPHDGESIVLASWPTVDETLNNETSKQAMQHLVEVIVAVRQIRSEVNTPMSKEVPMIIQTKSDELKVLLQNNEHYIKRFCNPSTLTIDSNVELPDEVMSQVLTDKEVHLPLEGLINIEEEIARLSKELDKYQKELDRVNQKLNNEKFTSKAPAHIIEVERNKQQDYQAKYDAVQQRIEALNNRS; this is encoded by the coding sequence ATGAAAGAAATGGCAACGAAATATGATCCTCAAGCAGTAGAACACGGGCTTTATGATGAATGGGTAGAGAAAGATTACTTCAAAGCGGGTAAAGATCAATCTAAAACACCGTATAGTATCGTAATACCTCCACCGAATGTGACGGGGAAATTACATTTAGGTCATGCATGGGATACGACGTTACAAGATATGATTATCCGTATGAAGCGAATGCAAGGCTATGATGTATTGTATTTACCTGGTACAGATCATGCTGGGATTGCAACACAAGCTAAAGTTGAAGCGAAACTTCGTGAACAAGGGATTAGCCGTTATGACTTAGGTCGTGAGAAGTTTTTAGAACAGACATGGGCATGGAAAGAGGAATATGCAGGTTTCATCCGTAGTCAATGGCGTAAGCTTGGTCTTGGATTAGATTATTCAAGAGAGCGATTCACGTTAGATGAAGGGCTAAGTGAAGCGGTGCGAAAAGTGTTCGTCAAGATGTATGAAGAAGGATTAATTTATCGTGGTGAATATATTATTAACTGGGACCCTGCAACACGTACAGCATTAAGTGATATTGAAGTCATTCATAAAGATATTGAAGGTGCATTCTATCATTTCAAATATCCACTCACTGACGGTTCTGGATATTTAGAAATCGCTACGACGAGACCTGAGACGATGCTTGGAGATACTGCAGTTGTCGTTCATCCGAAAGACGAGCGTTACCAATATATGATTGGTAAAACCGTTACACTTCCACTGGTTGGTCGTGAACTGCCAATCTTAGCAGATGAGTATGTCGACATAGAAACTGGAACAGGTGCAATGAAGGTTACTCCAGCACACGATCCAAATGACTTTGAAATCGGGAATCGCCATGATTTAGAACGTATTTTAGTCATGAATGAAGACGGTACGATGAATGAAAACGCTGGTCAATATGAAGGGATGGATCGATTCGATTGTCGTAAACAACTCGTTGAAGATTTGAAGAAAGAAAACTTCGTCATTAAGATTGAACGTCATGAACATTCAGTAGGTCATTCTGAGCGAAGCGGCGCGGTTGTAGAGCCTTATTTATCAACGCAATGGTTCGTTAATATGGAGCCACTTGCAAAACAATCATTAGAATTCCAACAAACGGACGATGCGATTCAATTTTATCCAGGTCGGTTTAACGATACATTTACACGATGGATGACGGACATTCGTGATTGGTGTATCTCACGACAATTATGGTGGGGGCATAGAATTCCAGCGTGGTACCATAACGACACAGGTGAAGTATATGTAGGTATGGAACCACCTGAAGATATCGACAATTATACACAAGATGAAGACGTATTAGATACATGGTTCTCAAGTGCCTTATGGCCGTTTTCTACGATGGGATGGCCAGACGAGTCGTCAGCTGATTACGAGCGTTATTTCCCGACGAATACACTTGTGACTGGGTATGACATTATTTTCTTCTGGGTGAGTCGAATGATTTTCCAATCTCTTCAATTTACAGAAGAGAAGCCATTCGATGACGTATTATTACACGGATTAGTGCGTGCTGAAGATGGTCGTAAAATGAGTAAGTCTCTCGGTAACGGCGTCGATCCAATGGATGTGATTGATAAATATGGAGCAGATAGTTTGCGTTACTTCTTAGCAACGGGATCAACACCAGGTCAAGACTTACGTTATAGCGAAGAAAAAGTTGAATCCGTATGGAACTTTATCAATAAAATTTGGAATGCATCTAGATTTAGCATCATGAACATTGGTGATGAATTTACAATCGATGATGTGGATTTATCGAAAGAGAAAACTGTAGCCGATGAGTGGATTTTGACACGTCTTAATGAAACGATTGCAGATGTAACAAGATTATCTGATAAATATGAGTTCGGTGAAGTTGGACGCGTACTATATAACTTCATCTGGGATGATTTCTGTGATTGGTACATTGAAATGAGTAAAATTACGATGAATGGTGAAGATGAAGGTGCGAAGCAAATGACAAGAAGTGTACTGACGTATACGTTAGACAACATTTTACGCATGTTACACCCATTCATGCCATTTGTGACTGAACGTATTTGGCAGCAGATTCCTCACGATGGAGAGAGTATTGTGTTAGCAAGCTGGCCAACTGTTGATGAAACGTTAAATAATGAAACAAGCAAACAAGCGATGCAACATTTAGTTGAAGTCATTGTAGCGGTTCGTCAAATCCGTAGTGAAGTGAATACACCAATGTCTAAAGAAGTGCCAATGATCATTCAGACGAAATCAGATGAATTAAAAGTGTTGTTGCAAAATAACGAACATTACATTAAAAGATTTTGTAACCCGTCGACGCTTACGATCGATTCAAACGTAGAATTACCCGATGAAGTAATGAGTCAGGTGTTAACAGATAAAGAAGTACATCTACCACTAGAAGGGTTAATCAATATTGAAGAAGAAATCGCAAGATTGTCTAAAGAGTTAGATAAATATCAAAAAGAGTTAGACCGTGTGAATCAAAAATTAAATAATGAAAAATTCACATCTAAAGCACCAGCACACATTATCGAAGTAGAACGTAATAAACAGCAAGATTATCAAGCAAAATACGATGCCGTTCAACAAAGAATTGAAGCATTGAACAATCGATCATAA
- the acsA gene encoding acetate--CoA ligase, with amino-acid sequence MRLELYKAVDKTPNMKDYDSVYESFQWEDTFDHFSWSKTGQYNMAYECIDKHVEEGYGEHVALKYRDKNVEASYTFKDIMIESNKAANIFRNQADVTKGDRVFIFMNRSPELYFALFGILKLGAIAGPLFEAFMEKAVTDRLENSEAKVVITTNELLNRIPHNKLPNLEKIIVIDDEVNASNDVLDYYEYYDSADETFDIEWLKKDDGLILHYTSGSTGQPKGVLHVQQAMVQHYITGKYVLDLKEDDVFWCTADPGWVTGTSYGIFAPWLNRVTNVVFGGRFSPEAWYETLEKYDVTVWYSAPTAFRMLMNAGDELVHHYDLSSVRHILSVGEPLNPEVIKWGNNVFKKRIHDTWWMTETGAHMICNYPSMDIRAGSMGKPVPGIQAAIIDHQGNELGPNQMGNLAIKKGWPSMMHTIWNNEAKYNSYFVDDTWYISGDSAYKDEDGYYWFQGRVDDVIMTAGERVGPFEVESKLVEHPKVAEAGVIGKPDPIRGEIIKAFIALRDGYETSDELKEEIRVFVKEGLAAHAAPREIEFKDKLPKTRSGKIMRRVLKSWELDLPTGDLSTIDDD; translated from the coding sequence ATGAGGTTAGAATTATACAAAGCAGTAGACAAGACGCCAAATATGAAAGATTATGATTCTGTTTACGAGTCGTTTCAATGGGAAGACACTTTTGATCATTTTAGTTGGTCTAAAACGGGTCAATATAATATGGCTTATGAATGTATTGATAAACATGTTGAAGAAGGTTATGGCGAACACGTTGCATTAAAATATCGCGACAAAAATGTGGAAGCATCATATACTTTTAAAGACATCATGATTGAGAGTAATAAAGCCGCTAATATTTTCAGAAATCAAGCGGATGTAACAAAAGGGGATCGAGTATTTATATTTATGAATCGTTCTCCTGAACTCTATTTTGCACTGTTTGGTATTTTAAAGTTAGGCGCCATTGCAGGGCCACTATTTGAAGCATTTATGGAAAAGGCCGTGACAGATCGATTAGAAAATAGTGAAGCGAAAGTCGTCATCACTACGAATGAACTTCTGAATCGTATTCCACACAATAAACTGCCTAATCTAGAGAAAATTATTGTCATTGATGATGAAGTTAATGCATCAAATGATGTTTTAGATTACTATGAATACTACGACAGTGCAGATGAAACATTTGATATAGAATGGTTGAAAAAAGATGATGGTCTTATTTTGCACTATACGTCTGGCTCAACAGGTCAACCGAAAGGTGTATTGCACGTTCAACAAGCAATGGTGCAACATTATATTACAGGTAAATATGTACTTGACTTAAAAGAAGATGATGTATTTTGGTGTACTGCCGATCCTGGATGGGTAACGGGAACATCGTATGGTATTTTTGCGCCGTGGCTCAATCGTGTCACAAACGTTGTGTTTGGTGGACGATTTTCTCCTGAAGCTTGGTACGAAACATTAGAGAAATATGACGTGACAGTATGGTATTCAGCACCAACCGCTTTTCGAATGTTAATGAATGCAGGGGATGAATTAGTTCATCACTATGACTTATCTTCTGTAAGACATATATTATCTGTTGGAGAACCATTAAATCCTGAAGTGATCAAATGGGGGAATAATGTATTCAAGAAGAGAATTCATGATACGTGGTGGATGACTGAAACTGGAGCCCATATGATTTGTAACTATCCATCAATGGATATACGAGCGGGTTCCATGGGTAAACCAGTTCCAGGTATTCAAGCGGCTATCATTGATCACCAAGGAAACGAACTTGGACCAAATCAAATGGGGAATCTAGCCATCAAAAAAGGTTGGCCTTCCATGATGCATACCATTTGGAATAATGAAGCAAAATATAATTCATATTTTGTGGATGATACTTGGTATATATCAGGTGACTCAGCATATAAAGATGAAGATGGTTACTATTGGTTCCAAGGACGTGTTGATGACGTGATTATGACTGCTGGAGAACGTGTTGGACCATTTGAAGTAGAGAGTAAACTTGTTGAGCATCCTAAAGTTGCAGAAGCTGGTGTGATAGGTAAACCAGACCCAATTCGTGGAGAAATTATTAAAGCATTTATCGCATTAAGGGATGGTTATGAAACGAGTGATGAGTTAAAAGAGGAAATCAGAGTATTCGTTAAAGAAGGTCTTGCTGCACATGCAGCACCTAGAGAGATAGAGTTTAAAGATAAATTACCAAAAACACGTAGTGGTAAAATTATGCGACGTGTATTGAAATCTTGGGAATTAGATTTACCAACAGGGGACTTATCTACAATTGATGATGATTAA
- a CDS encoding acetoin utilization protein AcuC has product MCKYIYSDDLLQYRFGNHHPFNQMRVKMTTDLLRATGTLTSDDIVIPRIATDNEIMSIHRRDYVQLIKQISKEVTVPTERLQKYGLSTDDTPTFAEMHEYSKRIVGASLTAVDLVMSKETNIAVSLAGGLHHGFTGRAGGFCIYNDSSIAIQSLINNYNQRVLYIDTDAHHGDGVQESFYHSNQCLTYSIHETGRYLFPGTGRFDERGIEEGFGYAANIPLEPFTSDESFIHCLNLSLRRVIESYKPDIIVSVHGVDGHHHDPLTHLSLSMFSFQSVPRLIKSLADEYTDGQLIILGGGGYNIWNVVPKAWAHIWYAVKDLPPPTGRLPEAFIKQYEHKSKENIFPYWHDPTCPFILRTDSITESNKIILNRVLNYFK; this is encoded by the coding sequence ATGTGTAAATATATTTATAGTGATGATTTATTACAATATCGATTTGGTAATCATCACCCATTTAATCAAATGCGGGTTAAGATGACGACCGATTTATTACGAGCTACCGGAACATTAACTTCTGATGACATAGTCATTCCAAGAATTGCGACAGACAATGAAATTATGTCTATTCATCGACGTGACTATGTACAATTGATTAAACAAATATCTAAAGAAGTAACCGTACCCACTGAAAGACTTCAAAAATATGGACTTAGTACAGACGATACGCCGACATTTGCCGAAATGCATGAATATAGTAAAAGAATTGTCGGTGCTAGTCTAACAGCTGTTGACCTCGTCATGAGTAAAGAGACTAATATTGCTGTTAGCTTAGCTGGAGGACTTCATCATGGTTTCACTGGAAGAGCTGGAGGGTTTTGTATATATAATGACTCAAGTATCGCAATTCAATCGTTAATTAATAACTACAATCAACGCGTATTATATATTGATACAGATGCTCATCATGGTGATGGTGTACAAGAAAGTTTTTACCATAGCAATCAATGTTTAACATATTCAATTCATGAAACTGGAAGATATTTATTTCCAGGAACAGGACGGTTTGATGAACGTGGGATAGAAGAGGGGTTTGGTTACGCTGCTAATATTCCCCTTGAACCTTTTACGTCAGACGAGTCATTTATCCATTGTTTAAATTTGAGTTTACGTCGAGTCATTGAATCGTACAAACCAGACATTATTGTGAGTGTTCATGGTGTCGATGGCCATCATCATGATCCGTTGACACATTTGTCACTGTCGATGTTTTCATTTCAATCTGTTCCTCGTCTAATTAAATCGCTAGCGGATGAATATACAGATGGACAATTAATTATATTAGGCGGTGGTGGTTATAACATTTGGAATGTCGTTCCTAAAGCGTGGGCCCATATATGGTACGCTGTCAAAGACTTACCTCCTCCAACAGGCAGACTACCAGAAGCGTTTATTAAGCAGTACGAACATAAAAGCAAAGAAAATATTTTTCCATATTGGCATGATCCTACATGTCCCTTCATCCTAAGGACAGATTCCATCACTGAATCGAACAAGATTATATTAAATCGAGTATTAAATTATTTCAAATAA
- a CDS encoding YugN family protein translates to MEFINSSLETVVVEQQLLQDVMNKHGLVLGGHWDYERVTYDFKFDIPEGIYYLRMPGYAVEGDVGANNATIQMMDPYLGKHYYPTGVEYGEDEVFPERIVKMCQDIIMKVVDDIKVVSPESFKSTSHNA, encoded by the coding sequence ATGGAGTTTATTAATTCTAGCCTAGAAACAGTTGTCGTAGAACAACAATTATTGCAAGACGTAATGAACAAACATGGCCTAGTATTAGGTGGACATTGGGACTATGAACGTGTTACATATGACTTCAAATTCGACATTCCTGAAGGGATTTACTACTTAAGAATGCCTGGATATGCAGTCGAAGGTGACGTTGGTGCAAACAACGCTACAATTCAAATGATGGATCCTTATTTAGGGAAACATTATTATCCAACAGGTGTTGAATACGGTGAAGATGAAGTATTCCCTGAGCGTATCGTTAAGATGTGCCAAGATATCATTATGAAAGTTGTAGATGATATTAAAGTCGTATCACCTGAGTCATTTAAATCAACATCTCATAACGCATAA
- a CDS encoding Dps family protein, translated as MAKKKTNESKHEFSNTKEALNHQVANFTVLWTKLHNYHWYVKGSNFFSLHTKFEELYNSSSEYVDELAERLLAIGGEPVATMKESLKESCIKEGKYNLSAEEMVKDLTKDFEKLSKELIKSKTLAEEANDDRTADLFIGINTEIEKNNWMLKSFLGNDVE; from the coding sequence ATGGCTAAGAAAAAAACGAATGAATCAAAGCATGAATTTAGCAACACGAAAGAAGCGTTAAACCATCAAGTGGCTAACTTTACTGTATTATGGACAAAGCTTCACAACTATCATTGGTACGTCAAAGGGTCAAACTTTTTCTCATTGCATACTAAATTTGAAGAGTTATACAACTCATCAAGTGAGTACGTAGATGAACTTGCTGAGCGTTTATTAGCAATTGGTGGTGAGCCAGTAGCAACGATGAAAGAGTCATTGAAAGAATCATGCATTAAAGAAGGAAAATATAACCTTTCAGCAGAAGAAATGGTGAAAGATTTAACGAAAGATTTTGAAAAGCTTTCTAAAGAACTAATCAAGAGTAAAACATTAGCAGAAGAAGCAAATGATGATCGTACTGCTGATTTATTTATCGGAATCAATACTGAAATTGAAAAAAACAATTGGATGTTGAAATCATTCTTAGGTAATGATGTAGAATAA
- a CDS encoding GNAT family N-acetyltransferase — translation MQHIKTYNQCIKHIKERTIIIEGPIEAKDLSTYRMESSLTAFRQPAEQLEALIDIAGLEEGRIIIARTDDLIIGYVTFLYPDPLERWSYKNLDYLLELGAIEVAYHFRGYQIGKELLNVSMSDGYMENYIIITTEYYWHWDLKNSGLDVFEYKNLMQRLMQSARFEVFQTNDPEITSHPANSLMARIGMQITRHQMQQFDEIRFMNRFFL, via the coding sequence TTGCAACATATAAAAACATACAATCAATGTATTAAACATATTAAAGAGCGTACGATTATCATTGAAGGTCCAATTGAAGCAAAGGACTTATCAACATATCGTATGGAGTCATCGTTAACAGCTTTTAGACAGCCAGCCGAACAACTTGAGGCATTAATTGACATTGCTGGTCTTGAAGAAGGACGGATTATCATTGCAAGAACTGACGATTTAATTATCGGTTATGTCACGTTTTTATACCCTGATCCACTAGAACGTTGGAGTTATAAAAATTTAGATTACTTATTAGAACTTGGAGCAATTGAAGTTGCGTATCACTTTAGGGGATATCAAATCGGGAAAGAATTATTAAATGTGAGTATGAGTGATGGCTATATGGAAAATTATATTATTATTACGACAGAATATTATTGGCATTGGGATTTAAAGAATAGTGGACTTGATGTGTTTGAATACAAAAATTTAATGCAACGCCTTATGCAATCTGCACGTTTCGAAGTATTTCAGACAAACGATCCAGAAATCACTTCTCATCCTGCGAACTCTTTAATGGCTAGAATTGGAATGCAAATTACAAGACATCAAATGCAACAATTTGATGAGATTAGATTTATGAATCGATTCTTTCTTTAG
- a CDS encoding AbrB family transcriptional regulator, which produces MQNKWVTLTILFMISIVLSYIADQVGMILPYMFTPILLTVFFISVLHWTVDLPNRISNVALYILGIQIGTSFTLSVIVGLSDEWLGILIITIAVMVIAMSLAVLFKKLTHCTLETAILSTVPGALSQMIVMAEEDERADLLLVTLAQTTRIVMVILLVPIISTFIAPKQQSYPEQQGMLTSPSIFELPVVEIIMIIVCVTIVTWILKRIHFPASDLLGPVFTVLLWNVITNHPFTLPVQFINVAQILFGIRIGYQIATLIKGLNIRMIIAIVIQSTVLVALTFVFVAIYSLYSTHSLNDLFLSAAPGGMAQIVIVAIETGADISMVSSYHIFRIFFILLIITPLVSLGLKKRLT; this is translated from the coding sequence ATGCAAAATAAATGGGTTACGTTAACGATATTATTCATGATTTCAATTGTTTTATCTTATATCGCTGATCAAGTAGGGATGATTCTGCCGTATATGTTCACGCCAATATTATTAACGGTATTTTTCATCAGCGTATTACATTGGACGGTGGATTTGCCTAATCGTATTAGCAATGTTGCTTTATACATTCTTGGCATTCAAATTGGGACGAGTTTTACGTTGTCTGTTATTGTCGGGTTGTCTGATGAATGGTTAGGGATTCTCATCATTACGATTGCGGTGATGGTGATTGCGATGAGCCTTGCAGTCTTATTCAAAAAGCTTACGCATTGTACGTTAGAAACTGCAATTTTATCGACAGTACCGGGTGCTTTGAGTCAAATGATTGTGATGGCTGAAGAAGATGAACGTGCAGATTTACTCCTTGTGACCCTCGCTCAAACGACTAGGATTGTGATGGTTATCCTTTTAGTCCCAATTATTTCAACATTTATAGCGCCTAAGCAACAATCATACCCTGAACAACAAGGGATGTTAACGAGTCCATCGATTTTCGAATTACCCGTTGTTGAAATCATCATGATTATCGTCTGTGTAACGATTGTTACATGGATATTAAAGCGAATTCATTTTCCTGCGAGTGACTTACTCGGCCCTGTTTTCACGGTGTTATTATGGAATGTCATAACGAATCATCCATTTACACTGCCAGTGCAATTTATTAATGTCGCTCAGATTTTATTCGGCATACGCATCGGTTATCAAATTGCAACGTTAATCAAAGGACTAAACATTCGGATGATTATTGCCATTGTCATCCAAAGTACTGTATTAGTTGCGTTAACATTTGTTTTTGTTGCGATTTACTCACTATATTCCACACATTCCTTGAATGATTTATTTTTAAGTGCGGCGCCAGGTGGAATGGCTCAAATTGTCATCGTTGCGATTGAAACAGGTGCTGATATTTCGATGGTATCAAGCTACCATATCTTTAGAATATTTTTTATTCTACTCATTATTACACCGTTAGTCAGTTTAGGCTTAAAAAAGCGACTGACGTAA
- a CDS encoding YlbF family regulator, protein MIQTELKLYDELDRLTMMLIHTDEFNHYIQSKNALKLDESYQTLYEDFIEMKEHVNEVMRFGHYHPDYKTVMKEARQMRKTLTQHPAYVEYKESEIEFYNLLDMTMVELTRSVTDAIEVETNNPFYEGRLSGHSCNTDGQCGCS, encoded by the coding sequence ATGATTCAAACAGAACTTAAATTATACGATGAACTCGATCGTTTAACAATGATGTTAATACATACTGATGAATTTAATCACTATATACAAAGTAAAAATGCGTTAAAGCTTGATGAATCTTATCAAACTTTATACGAGGACTTTATCGAAATGAAGGAACATGTGAATGAAGTGATGCGTTTTGGACATTATCATCCAGACTATAAAACAGTCATGAAAGAAGCAAGGCAAATGCGAAAGACGCTCACTCAACACCCGGCATATGTTGAGTATAAAGAAAGTGAAATCGAATTTTATAATCTATTAGATATGACTATGGTTGAATTAACACGTTCTGTGACCGATGCAATTGAGGTTGAGACGAATAATCCATTCTATGAAGGTCGCCTAAGCGGACATTCATGTAATACTGATGGACAATGTGGGTGTTCTTAA